ACTATTTGGACGCAAAGCGTAAGGGAGGTGCAGACATTGGACATTCTCAATCCATATAACTTACAAGTACTGACTTTTATCTTGTTAAACAGTATTTTGGCGATCAGTATTTACATTACGCTCTCGACGGGCCAGCTTTCCTTGGGACATGCGGGCTTTATGAGCATTGGCGCTTTTACAGCGAGTATTTTGACGAAGCAAGCGGACGTACCGCTGTTTATCGCCATCATAATCGGAGGACTGGTAGCAGGACTGATTGCACTGTTGATCGGTGCTCCGACATTGAAGCTCCACGGCTTGTACCTGGCAATTGCTACGCTTGGCTTTGGTGAAGTGATTCGCGTTATTTTTCTTAATATGGAGATAACAAACGGGGCTCTTGGATTGACCGGACTTCAATCGGTTGGGAATTATTTGTACGATTTTGAAAAAGCAATGGGGTTAAAAGCGCAAACTCTTGGCATTTCGGTCATGCAAATGAAGTCGTTATCGACCTTTGTGTTTATGCTGCTCCTGTTTGCCTTCGTTCTTTTCTTGACGCTGCGTCTGAACCGTTCGCGTCTTGGGCGTGCTTTTGAAGCGATCAAAGCAGATGAAACGGCGGCACGAGCGATGGGATTGCAAGTCAATTATTATAAAATGCTTGCTTTTGTGATCGGTTCAATTTTGGCAGGGGTATGTGGAGGATTGTTCGCCCACATTACGACGACGATTACGCCAGATGATTTTAACTATCATAAAGTCGTAGAAATTCTGTCTTATGCCGTGATCGGCGGCAGCGAAGTCGTATGGGGGCCGCTGTTTGGTGCCTTGGTTCTTACGGCGCTGCCGGAGGTGCTGCGTGGTTTGGCCGAGTACAAAATGCTCATGTACGGTTTGATCATGGTCGGTGTAATGGCATTCCGTCCGCATGGCTTGATCGGTGCCGATACGTTCCAAAAGCTGTTCAAGCGTCGTCGGGGCAAATCATCGGACAAGGAAGCGAAGGGGGGAGTATAAGATGTTGCTGGAACTTGCGAACGTAGGAAAAAGCTTTGGCGGCATCACCGCTCTTCGTGACGTTTCTTTTACTGTCGGAGAGGGCGAAATTGTCGGCTTGATCGGTCCGAATGGTGCGGGGAAAACGACCATTTTCAATATGGCAACGGGCATATTCGAACCAACAACGGGTACCTTTTCTTTTGCTGGGCAAAAGCTAAACGGCATGGCGCCAAACAAAATTACCGAAATGGGTATTGCAAGGACGTTCCAAAATATTCGCCTATTCGGTCACATGAGTGCGTTGGACAACGTGAAGGTGGGATGTCATTCGCGCATGAAGGCAGGCTTCTGGGCTTCCCTTTTGAAAACACCGGGACAACGTGCGGAAGAAAAAGCGGTTACCAAAAAAGCCGAGGAGTTACTCGAATTCGTAGGCTTGTCTGACATTGTTAATGTCCGCTCGGATACATTGGCTTACGGTCAACAACGACGTCTGGAGATTGCACGGGCACTGGCTACTGAACCAAAACTCTTGCTGTTGGACGAGCCTGCTGCCGGAATGATCGAGACCGAGACGAAAGCACTCATGGAGCTGGTCAAAAAAATTCGCGATGACGGGACGACTGTCCTGTTGGTCGAACACGATATGGGATTGGTCATGAATCTGTGTGAAAAGGTCGTATGTATCAACTTTGGGGTCAAAATTGCTGACGGTACCCCGGCAGAGGTACAAAACAATCCAGATGTGATTGAAGCCTACCTCGGCAAGGAGGACGAATAAGATGCTGAACATCCAAAACTTGACGACCTCCTACGGTCAAATCAAGGCGATTCGTGGGATTACGCTGAAAGTGCCTGAGGGCAAAATCGTCTCGCTGATCGGTGCGAACGGAGCGGGCAAAACCACAACCATGCGTACAATCGCAGGTCAACTGAAGCCAGAAGCAGGGACGATTACGTTTTGTGGTCAACGCATAGAGGGCTCGAGACCCCATCAAATCGTAAAAGCCGGACTGGCGTTGGTTCCAGAAGGGCGTGCGATCCTCGGAAAGATGACCGTTCTGGAAAACCTGGAAATGGGTGCATTCCAGCGCAACGATGCACAAGGCATCAAGGACGACATGGAAAAGATGATGATCTGGTTCCCCATCCTCAAGGAGCGGCTTTCCCAATTGGGAGGGACGATGTCTGGTGGTCAACAGCAAATGCTAGCCATTGCCCGCGCATTAATGTCTCGACCGAAGCTGCTGCTTTTGGACGAGCCGTCGATGGGCTTGGCTCCTATCGTGGTGGCGGACATTTTCAAGGTAATCAAAGAAATCAATGCGGAAGGTACGACCGTTCTTATCGTGGAGCAAAATGTCAAACAGGCCCTCAAAATTGCCGATTTCGGGTATGTGCTGGAGGCAGGGCAAATCGTGTTGGAAGGCACAGGAGAATCGTTGTTAAACGACGAGCGTGTAAAAGAAGCATATTTGGGCGGTCGCAAGCACTAGGTCTGCCTATAAAAAACTGTCGCCATGGAATGAGGCGGCAGTTTTTTTCGTATTGATTCCATGGTACTATGAAGGGTAGAACGTATATTCTCTTATGCGAAAAAGGGAAGGAAGCCGGATACGATGCCAACCAAATTGACGAGAGAGCAAATGGAATATCTTGTTCATCAAGTACAGCGTTACTATAAAGAAGAACGGTCAGAGACACTCGGTAATTTGGAGACGGAAGAGTTGATTGCCTTTTTTTCAAAAGAGCTCGGTCCCTTCTATTACAATCAAGGGGTGCAAGACAGCCGCAAGCTGCTGGTGGAACGGATGAGTTCCTTGGAAGATGAACTGTATGTATTGGAAAAGCCAATTCACAAGAATAAATAGATGCAAGGCAGATATAGAGCAAAGAGGAGGGAGCAGCCATGAACAGCTCCTTAAAAGATAAACTGGCCGTCCTGCCAGATAAGCCAGGCTGCTACCTGATGAAAAACGCGAGCGGGGAAATCATTTACGTAGGAAAAGCCAAGGTGCTGAAAAACCGCGTCCGCTCGTATTTTACAGGCAGTCATAACGGGAAGACGCAGCTGCTGGTCAGTGAGATCGTGGATTTTGAGTACATTGTGGTATCCTCAGCGATCGAGGCGCTCATCCTCGAGTGCAACCTGATCAAAGAGCACGATCCGCGCTACAATGTCATGCTTCGCGATGACAAGACGTATCCGTATATCAAAATTACGAATGAGGCGCAGCCACGTCTGGAGATTACCCGTAAAGTATTAAAAGATAAAGCCAAATATTTCGGTCCATATCCGAATGCCGGAGATGCCTCCGAGGTAAAGAAGCTGCTGGATCGCCTCTATCCGTTGCGAAAATGCCGCAATATGCCCAAGCAGGTTTGTCTTTACTACCATTTGGGGCAATGTCTTGCGCCCTGTGTATACGAGGTATCGGCTGAGGAAAATCAGCGTTTGGTGGATGAAATCAGCCGGTTCCTCGATGGTGGCCATGAGGAAATGAAGCAAACCCTTACGGAAAAAATGCTCCAAGCCGCAGAAAACATGGAGTTCGAACGAGCCAAGGAATATCGCGATCAGATCAAGAGCATCGAAGCGGTGATGGAGAAGCAGAA
This genomic stretch from Brevibacillus brevis harbors:
- a CDS encoding branched-chain amino acid ABC transporter permease; the encoded protein is MQTLDILNPYNLQVLTFILLNSILAISIYITLSTGQLSLGHAGFMSIGAFTASILTKQADVPLFIAIIIGGLVAGLIALLIGAPTLKLHGLYLAIATLGFGEVIRVIFLNMEITNGALGLTGLQSVGNYLYDFEKAMGLKAQTLGISVMQMKSLSTFVFMLLLFAFVLFLTLRLNRSRLGRAFEAIKADETAARAMGLQVNYYKMLAFVIGSILAGVCGGLFAHITTTITPDDFNYHKVVEILSYAVIGGSEVVWGPLFGALVLTALPEVLRGLAEYKMLMYGLIMVGVMAFRPHGLIGADTFQKLFKRRRGKSSDKEAKGGV
- a CDS encoding DUF2164 domain-containing protein, which gives rise to MPTKLTREQMEYLVHQVQRYYKEERSETLGNLETEELIAFFSKELGPFYYNQGVQDSRKLLVERMSSLEDELYVLEKPIHKNK
- a CDS encoding ABC transporter ATP-binding protein, translating into MLLELANVGKSFGGITALRDVSFTVGEGEIVGLIGPNGAGKTTIFNMATGIFEPTTGTFSFAGQKLNGMAPNKITEMGIARTFQNIRLFGHMSALDNVKVGCHSRMKAGFWASLLKTPGQRAEEKAVTKKAEELLEFVGLSDIVNVRSDTLAYGQQRRLEIARALATEPKLLLLDEPAAGMIETETKALMELVKKIRDDGTTVLLVEHDMGLVMNLCEKVVCINFGVKIADGTPAEVQNNPDVIEAYLGKEDE
- a CDS encoding ABC transporter ATP-binding protein, with product MLNIQNLTTSYGQIKAIRGITLKVPEGKIVSLIGANGAGKTTTMRTIAGQLKPEAGTITFCGQRIEGSRPHQIVKAGLALVPEGRAILGKMTVLENLEMGAFQRNDAQGIKDDMEKMMIWFPILKERLSQLGGTMSGGQQQMLAIARALMSRPKLLLLDEPSMGLAPIVVADIFKVIKEINAEGTTVLIVEQNVKQALKIADFGYVLEAGQIVLEGTGESLLNDERVKEAYLGGRKH